Proteins from one Paraburkholderia acidisoli genomic window:
- a CDS encoding ribonuclease activity regulator RraA, protein MSSLDIPVSAAALEQLRHVSNATLTTQLFKRGLRNVFLQGVKPLVAPAAGTPNLVGPAFTMRNIPAREDLDQLSAFQNPEHPQRKGVESVPAGAVLVQDCRGVTDAASMGSILATRMKVRGVAGMVSDGPVRDSGTIAALGIPVFCAGASAPLNLCKHHTVDLNVPIACGGVAVYPGDIIVGDVDGIVVIPRHLAEEVARDAFEQERLERFITERIEAGAALPGTYPPNAATLAAYDAWKKDHQ, encoded by the coding sequence ATGAGTTCACTCGACATCCCCGTCAGCGCCGCCGCGCTCGAGCAGTTGCGCCACGTTTCCAACGCCACGCTCACCACGCAGCTTTTCAAGCGCGGCCTGCGCAACGTGTTCCTGCAAGGCGTCAAGCCGCTGGTCGCGCCGGCGGCCGGCACGCCGAATCTCGTCGGCCCGGCGTTCACGATGCGCAATATCCCCGCGCGCGAAGATCTCGACCAGTTGAGCGCGTTCCAGAATCCGGAGCATCCGCAGCGCAAGGGCGTGGAAAGCGTGCCTGCGGGCGCGGTGCTCGTGCAGGATTGCCGCGGCGTGACCGATGCGGCGTCGATGGGGTCGATCCTCGCCACGCGCATGAAGGTGCGCGGCGTGGCGGGCATGGTTTCGGACGGCCCAGTGCGCGACAGCGGCACGATCGCGGCACTCGGCATTCCGGTGTTCTGCGCGGGCGCGTCGGCGCCGCTCAATCTCTGCAAGCACCACACGGTCGACCTGAACGTGCCGATTGCCTGCGGCGGCGTGGCCGTGTATCCAGGCGATATCATCGTCGGCGACGTGGACGGCATCGTCGTGATTCCGCGTCATCTCGCCGAGGAAGTCGCGCGCGACGCCTTCGAGCAGGAGCGTCTGGAGCGCTTTATCACCGAACGGATCGAAGCGGGCGCGGCGCTGCCGGGCACCTATCCGCCGAACGCAGCGACGCTCGCCGCCTACGACGCCTGGAAGAAGGATCATCAATGA
- a CDS encoding SMP-30/gluconolactonase/LRE family protein yields MSANVAVLTPPTRPLEAHDARRSAVGECPVWRESENALYWVDIPAQLIVRYGAGVAGGALARRTEWALPERIGCFAFARDGGVLAALETGLFAVTLHEPAAQSHRGEVSVRPLASVAHDAERMRFNDGRCDRQGRFWSGTMVQDAAAPQPAGKLYRYTAEAGLSAPVIDALCTQNGLAWSPDGRTMYLSDSHPSSRVIWAFDYDIDDGVPTNRRVFADLHDYTGRPDGAAVDADGGYWICANDAGQLLRFTPEGRLDRSVAVPVSKPSMCAFGGANYDTLFVTTIIPAQAGEQDGLVFALDAGVRGLPEPEFAGALR; encoded by the coding sequence ATGAGCGCGAACGTCGCAGTCCTCACGCCGCCCACGCGGCCGCTCGAAGCGCATGACGCGCGCCGCTCCGCGGTGGGCGAATGTCCCGTGTGGCGCGAGTCGGAAAACGCCCTGTACTGGGTCGACATTCCCGCGCAATTGATCGTGCGTTATGGCGCCGGCGTGGCGGGCGGCGCACTGGCACGCCGCACCGAATGGGCACTGCCCGAGCGTATCGGCTGCTTCGCGTTCGCGCGCGACGGCGGCGTGCTGGCCGCGCTCGAAACCGGGCTCTTCGCCGTGACGCTGCATGAGCCGGCCGCGCAGTCGCACCGAGGCGAAGTCAGCGTGCGCCCGCTCGCAAGCGTCGCGCACGACGCCGAACGCATGCGTTTCAACGACGGCCGTTGCGATCGTCAGGGCCGTTTCTGGTCCGGAACGATGGTGCAGGACGCCGCCGCGCCACAACCGGCGGGCAAGCTGTATCGCTACACGGCGGAGGCCGGTTTGTCGGCGCCCGTGATCGACGCGCTCTGCACGCAGAACGGCCTCGCGTGGTCGCCCGACGGCCGCACGATGTATCTGTCCGATTCGCATCCGTCGAGCCGCGTGATCTGGGCATTCGACTACGACATCGACGATGGCGTCCCCACGAATCGTCGCGTGTTCGCCGATCTGCACGACTACACCGGCCGCCCGGACGGCGCGGCGGTCGACGCCGACGGCGGTTACTGGATCTGCGCCAACGACGCGGGCCAGTTGCTGCGCTTCACGCCGGAAGGGCGGCTCGACCGCAGCGTCGCGGTGCCGGTGTCGAAGCCGTCGATGTGCGCATTCGGCGGCGCGAATTACGACACGCTGTTCGTCACGACGATCATTCCCGCGCAGGCGGGCGAGCAGGACGGCCTCGTGTTCGCGCTCGACGCGGGCGTGCGCGGTCTGCCCGAGCCCGAATTCGCGGGCGCGCTGCGCTGA
- a CDS encoding aldose epimerase family protein — protein MRFQDQDVVELARGASRLRVAPQAGGRLLSWTIAGAPVLYWPDAPDWSQPGGIRGGNPLLFPFIARHWVDGEMGAWRDASGTVREMPLHGFARDLPFAADVAPEGDGVRVTLADSAATRERYPFGFRFEAAYRLREGDALDVDLITTNTGDTPLPYYAGHHFYFALPHAERARTTITLPRNAWRRQLPDGATTEATPGARRYRLDDAQIVDRFHCLDGAPDAPVRIEMPSQGRAIEIDLSRPGSTPWYAVTTWTLAPDCDFYCVEPWLGLPDAIHTGLGLRWLKPGETQRAALRITVSAWR, from the coding sequence ATGCGGTTTCAGGATCAGGACGTCGTCGAACTCGCGCGCGGCGCGTCGCGGTTGCGCGTGGCGCCGCAAGCGGGCGGCCGCCTGCTGTCATGGACGATAGCCGGCGCGCCCGTTCTGTATTGGCCCGACGCGCCCGACTGGAGCCAGCCGGGCGGGATTCGCGGCGGCAATCCGCTGCTGTTTCCGTTCATCGCGCGGCATTGGGTGGACGGTGAAATGGGCGCGTGGCGCGACGCGAGCGGCACGGTGCGCGAGATGCCGCTGCATGGTTTCGCGCGCGATCTGCCGTTCGCGGCGGACGTCGCGCCGGAAGGCGACGGCGTGCGCGTGACGCTCGCCGACAGCGCGGCGACGCGCGAGCGCTACCCGTTCGGCTTTCGCTTCGAGGCGGCGTATCGGCTGCGGGAGGGTGACGCGCTCGACGTCGACCTGATCACGACCAATACCGGCGACACCCCGCTGCCGTACTACGCGGGCCATCATTTCTATTTCGCGCTGCCGCACGCCGAGCGCGCGCGCACCACGATCACCTTGCCGCGCAACGCGTGGCGGCGGCAGTTGCCGGACGGCGCGACGACCGAAGCCACGCCCGGCGCGAGGCGATACCGGCTCGACGACGCGCAGATCGTCGACCGCTTCCATTGCCTCGACGGCGCGCCGGACGCGCCCGTGCGTATCGAGATGCCATCGCAAGGTCGCGCGATCGAGATCGATCTGAGCCGCCCCGGCTCGACGCCCTGGTACGCCGTCACCACGTGGACGCTCGCGCCCGATTGCGACTTTTATTGCGTGGAGCCATGGCTCGGTTTGCCCGACGCGATTCATACGGGACTGGGTTTGCGCTGGCTGAAACCGGGCGAGACGCAACGCGCGGCGCTGCGGATCACGGTGAGCGCGTGGCGCTGA
- a CDS encoding FadR/GntR family transcriptional regulator: MSEQKAPNMPARIYSDILNRIIEGEYKEGERLPTEHMLAERFATSRPTVREALAQLRADGIIATRHGSGTTVMRRPDPDVRRFAPLETLSDIRRCYEYRVVVEAGAASLAAQKAEDGDIAAIQREWENLQTIVETSGIGAKDDFAFHMAVARASKNQFFITALSGIQEQMVFSMNLSRNLSLVKSVERQRLVQQEHLEVLEAIQRRDAEAASQAMRSHLERAVNRMFGS; the protein is encoded by the coding sequence ATGTCTGAGCAGAAAGCGCCGAATATGCCGGCGCGGATTTACAGCGACATCCTCAACCGCATCATCGAAGGCGAATACAAGGAAGGGGAGCGTTTGCCGACGGAGCACATGCTGGCGGAGCGGTTCGCGACGTCGCGCCCGACGGTGCGCGAGGCGCTCGCGCAACTGCGCGCGGACGGCATCATCGCCACGCGCCACGGTTCGGGCACCACGGTCATGCGTCGCCCCGACCCGGACGTACGGCGGTTCGCGCCGCTCGAAACGTTGTCGGACATTCGGCGTTGCTACGAGTATCGCGTGGTGGTCGAGGCGGGCGCCGCGTCGCTCGCGGCGCAGAAGGCGGAGGACGGCGATATCGCCGCGATTCAACGCGAGTGGGAAAACCTGCAAACCATTGTCGAAACCTCGGGCATCGGCGCGAAAGACGACTTTGCGTTCCACATGGCCGTGGCGCGCGCCTCGAAGAACCAGTTCTTCATCACGGCGCTTTCGGGCATTCAGGAGCAGATGGTGTTCAGCATGAACCTGTCGCGCAACCTCTCGCTCGTGAAGTCGGTCGAGCGTCAGCGGCTCGTGCAGCAGGAGCATCTGGAAGTGCTCGAAGCGATCCAGAGACGCGACGCCGAAGCGGCGTCGCAAGCCATGCGCAGTCACCTCGAACGCGCCGTGAATCGCATGTTCGGCTCGTGA
- the phaP gene encoding phasin family protein (Members of this family are phasins (small proteins associated with inclusions such as PHA granules). Note that several different families of phasins have been named PhaP despite very little sequence similarity to each other.), whose translation MNLPTPEQFAATQKAGFDALFGLTSKAFEGAIKLAELNIQTARTAFAEGQENAQRAFSAKDPQGFFAAQAGLAQPAAEQALAYGRSVYDIVSSTQAEFASAAQAQYEQQQRTLEALVDNAAKNAPAGSEAAVAAIKTAINAASSAVDSVNKAAKQAVEFAETNLDAAGKAATKAVAQASARAAKQAAV comes from the coding sequence ATGAATCTGCCGACTCCCGAACAGTTCGCCGCCACCCAGAAGGCCGGTTTTGACGCCCTCTTCGGCCTGACGAGCAAGGCTTTCGAAGGCGCGATCAAGCTCGCCGAACTCAACATCCAGACGGCCCGCACGGCGTTCGCGGAAGGCCAGGAAAACGCCCAGCGCGCGTTCTCGGCCAAGGACCCGCAAGGTTTCTTCGCCGCGCAAGCCGGCCTCGCGCAACCCGCCGCCGAACAGGCGCTCGCCTACGGCCGCAGCGTGTACGACATCGTTTCGTCCACGCAAGCCGAGTTCGCCAGCGCCGCGCAAGCGCAGTACGAACAACAGCAACGCACGCTCGAAGCGCTGGTCGACAACGCCGCGAAGAACGCCCCGGCCGGCTCGGAAGCCGCCGTTGCCGCGATCAAGACGGCCATCAACGCCGCCAGCAGCGCCGTAGATTCCGTGAACAAGGCTGCGAAGCAAGCCGTGGAATTCGCTGAAACCAACCTCGACGCCGCCGGTAAGGCCGCCACGAAGGCGGTTGCGCAAGCCTCGGCGCGCGCCGCCAAGCAAGCCGCGGTGTAA
- a CDS encoding catalase: MSASSDKSLGQSTTGAGAPAVSDRNSLTIGPDGPIVLHDVHFLEQMAHFNREKVPERQPHAKGAGAFGEFKTTEDVSRYTKAALFQPGATTEMLARFSTVAGEMGSPDTWRDVRGFSLKFYTTEGNYDLVGNNTPVFFVRDPMKFPHFIRSQKRLPDSGLRDGEMQWDFWTNNPESAHQVTYLMGERGLPKTWREMNGYGSHTYMWVNAQGEKFWVKYHFHTHQGMAFFSNAEAEAMAGRDADFHRRDLFDAIKRGEFPAWTLFVQVMPYAEAKQYRFNPFDLTKTWSHKDYPLIKVGTMTLNRNPENFFAQIEQAAFSPGNTVPGIGLSPDRMLLGRAFAYNDAQRARIGTNFHQLPVNRPKVPVQSYMFDGHMAYEHTGNAPTYVPNSFGRPWADTTGKAEDGWESDGEMVRSAYTLHAEDDDFGQPGELVRRVFDDRQRELLVEQVVASLGGVRSPVRERVFEYWKKIDADVGAQIEKKAGSGK; this comes from the coding sequence ATGAGTGCATCGAGCGACAAGTCTCTCGGCCAATCCACCACGGGCGCGGGCGCGCCGGCTGTCAGCGACCGCAACTCGTTGACGATCGGACCCGACGGCCCGATCGTGCTGCACGACGTGCACTTCCTCGAGCAGATGGCGCACTTCAACCGCGAGAAAGTGCCGGAGCGCCAGCCGCACGCGAAGGGCGCGGGGGCGTTCGGCGAGTTCAAGACGACCGAGGACGTTTCGCGTTACACCAAGGCCGCGCTGTTCCAGCCGGGCGCGACGACCGAGATGCTCGCGCGCTTTTCGACGGTCGCGGGCGAAATGGGCAGCCCCGATACGTGGCGCGACGTGCGCGGTTTCTCGCTGAAGTTCTACACGACCGAAGGCAATTACGATCTCGTCGGCAATAACACGCCGGTGTTCTTCGTGCGCGATCCGATGAAGTTTCCGCACTTCATCCGCAGCCAGAAGCGTCTGCCCGATTCGGGCCTGCGCGACGGCGAAATGCAGTGGGACTTCTGGACCAACAATCCGGAATCGGCGCACCAGGTCACGTATCTGATGGGCGAGCGCGGCCTGCCGAAAACCTGGCGCGAGATGAACGGTTACGGTTCGCACACGTATATGTGGGTGAACGCGCAGGGCGAGAAGTTCTGGGTCAAGTACCACTTCCACACGCATCAGGGCATGGCGTTCTTCAGCAACGCCGAAGCGGAGGCGATGGCGGGGCGCGACGCGGATTTCCATCGCCGCGATCTGTTCGACGCCATCAAGCGAGGCGAATTTCCCGCGTGGACGCTGTTCGTGCAGGTCATGCCGTACGCGGAGGCGAAGCAGTATCGCTTCAATCCGTTCGACCTCACGAAGACGTGGTCGCACAAGGACTATCCGCTCATCAAGGTCGGCACGATGACGCTCAACCGCAACCCGGAGAACTTCTTCGCGCAGATCGAGCAGGCCGCGTTCTCGCCGGGCAATACGGTGCCGGGCATCGGTTTGTCGCCGGACCGCATGCTGCTCGGCCGCGCGTTCGCATACAACGACGCGCAGCGCGCGCGCATCGGCACGAACTTCCATCAACTGCCGGTGAACCGTCCCAAGGTGCCGGTGCAGAGCTATATGTTCGACGGCCACATGGCGTACGAGCACACGGGCAACGCGCCCACCTACGTGCCCAACAGCTTCGGACGTCCGTGGGCCGACACCACGGGCAAGGCCGAAGACGGCTGGGAATCGGACGGCGAGATGGTGCGCAGCGCCTACACGCTGCACGCGGAAGACGACGACTTCGGCCAGCCCGGTGAACTCGTGCGCCGCGTGTTCGACGACAGGCAGCGCGAGTTGCTGGTCGAGCAGGTGGTGGCGAGCCTCGGCGGCGTGCGCAGCCCCGTGCGCGAGCGCGTGTTCGAGTACTGGAAGAAGATCGACGCCGACGTGGGTGCGCAGATCGAAAAGAAGGCGGGCAGCGGGAAGTAA
- a CDS encoding cytochrome b, with amino-acid sequence MKTPLPAESAFANADLASQKYTRVAVLLHWLIALLILTNVALGLMGALLPDGALSDTAIRLVIDTHKSIGITVLGLAILRVLWRVSHRPPPLPAEFPMWERAAAHAAHVALYVLIFAMPLTGWLHDSAWVAAASHPMYLYGVVPWPRIGFIMDLDAVTKNRLHEQFGALHTACSYALYGVLALHIAGALKHQWIDRHSVLRRMMP; translated from the coding sequence GTGAAAACTCCTTTGCCCGCTGAATCCGCTTTCGCGAATGCCGATCTCGCCTCGCAGAAATACACGCGCGTCGCGGTATTGCTGCACTGGCTCATTGCGCTGCTGATTCTCACGAACGTCGCGCTCGGCCTGATGGGCGCGCTATTGCCGGACGGCGCGCTCTCCGACACCGCCATTCGGCTCGTGATCGACACGCACAAATCCATCGGCATCACCGTGCTCGGGCTGGCGATCCTGCGCGTGCTGTGGCGCGTCTCGCATCGTCCGCCGCCGCTGCCGGCCGAATTCCCGATGTGGGAGCGCGCCGCCGCGCACGCGGCGCATGTCGCGCTCTACGTGCTGATCTTCGCCATGCCGCTTACAGGCTGGCTGCACGACTCCGCGTGGGTCGCGGCCGCCTCGCATCCCATGTATCTCTACGGCGTCGTGCCGTGGCCGCGCATCGGCTTCATCATGGATCTCGACGCGGTCACCAAGAACCGTCTGCACGAACAGTTCGGCGCGCTGCATACGGCGTGCAGCTATGCGCTTTACGGCGTGCTCGCGTTGCATATCGCGGGGGCGCTCAAGCATCAATGGATCGATCGTCATTCGGTGTTGCGCCGGATGATGCCGTGA
- a CDS encoding glycosyltransferase family 2 protein, whose amino-acid sequence MKNTLEEALLRTSPRLVPPRTPIASIVIHLGVMVLWFVLFARAFFLQGVVAWSTGIAYVIYDTVLLVFVAWQARVLLAPRRAAVNVAADTPLPTLGVIVAAHNEAAVLPITLDALFAQTRAPQQIVIADDGSTDGTAALLTQHYGLVDPGEGQLSAASPRYPTLRWLKLAHGGKARALNAALLAIATDTVMTVDADTLLEPDACAAMTEAFGSEPELVAAAGLLTPVCGKSLSGRFFQWFQTYEYIRNFISRFAWMRADSLLLVSGAFAGFRREAVMKVGGFDPHCLVEDYELIHRLRRYSAHENLGWDVRVLGTARAHTDAPGTLTSFLRQRRRWFAGFLQTQYWYRDMTGNRRYGKLGLMMLPVKAFDTVQPIYGLTAFALLVGFLFDGRFTIVLPVLAVIVGKIAIDLAFHLFSVHLYRRWSGDRTSSSFGMALLAAIFEPFSFQLMRHSGAALGWLHFLLGRRKWGVQQRTGLATAGNRESTAPTR is encoded by the coding sequence TTGAAAAACACGCTTGAAGAGGCCTTGCTGCGCACGTCGCCGCGCCTCGTACCGCCTCGCACGCCCATCGCGAGCATCGTGATTCATCTCGGTGTCATGGTGCTGTGGTTCGTGCTGTTCGCGCGTGCGTTCTTTCTGCAGGGCGTGGTCGCGTGGTCGACCGGCATTGCCTACGTGATCTACGACACGGTGCTGCTGGTGTTCGTGGCGTGGCAGGCGCGCGTGCTGCTGGCGCCGCGGCGCGCAGCGGTCAATGTGGCGGCCGATACCCCGCTGCCGACGCTCGGCGTGATCGTCGCGGCGCATAACGAGGCCGCCGTGCTGCCGATCACGCTCGACGCGTTGTTCGCGCAGACCCGCGCGCCGCAGCAGATCGTGATCGCCGACGACGGTTCGACCGACGGCACCGCCGCGCTGCTCACTCAGCATTACGGCCTCGTGGATCCGGGCGAAGGACAGTTGAGCGCGGCGTCGCCGCGATATCCCACGCTGCGCTGGCTGAAGCTCGCGCACGGCGGCAAGGCGCGTGCGCTCAACGCGGCGCTGCTGGCAATTGCCACCGACACGGTCATGACCGTCGACGCCGACACGCTGCTCGAACCCGACGCCTGTGCCGCCATGACCGAAGCGTTCGGCAGCGAGCCGGAACTCGTCGCGGCCGCGGGGCTGCTCACGCCGGTGTGCGGCAAGTCGCTGAGCGGGCGCTTCTTCCAGTGGTTTCAAACCTACGAGTACATCCGCAATTTCATCTCGCGTTTCGCGTGGATGCGTGCAGACAGTTTGCTGCTCGTCTCGGGCGCATTCGCGGGATTCCGTCGCGAGGCGGTCATGAAAGTGGGCGGCTTCGATCCGCATTGCCTCGTAGAGGATTACGAACTGATTCATCGCTTGCGGCGCTATTCGGCGCACGAGAATCTGGGCTGGGACGTGCGCGTGCTCGGCACCGCGCGCGCGCATACCGACGCGCCCGGCACGCTCACGAGCTTCCTGCGGCAGCGCCGCCGCTGGTTCGCGGGCTTTCTGCAAACGCAGTATTGGTATCGCGACATGACGGGGAATCGCCGTTACGGCAAGCTCGGCTTGATGATGCTGCCCGTGAAGGCCTTCGACACGGTGCAGCCCATTTACGGGCTCACCGCATTCGCGCTGCTGGTGGGGTTTCTGTTCGACGGCCGCTTCACCATCGTGCTGCCGGTGCTGGCCGTGATCGTGGGCAAGATCGCCATCGACCTCGCGTTTCACCTGTTCTCCGTGCATCTGTACCGGCGCTGGAGCGGCGACCGCACGAGTTCGAGCTTCGGCATGGCTTTGCTCGCCGCGATCTTCGAACCGTTCTCGTTCCAGTTGATGCGCCACAGCGGCGCGGCGCTCGGCTGGCTGCATTTCCTGCTCGGCCGCCGCAAGTGGGGCGTGCAGCAGCGCACTGGCCTGGCCACGGCGGGCAATCGCGAAAGTACCGCGCCCACGCGCTGA
- a CDS encoding circularly permuted type 2 ATP-grasp protein, translating into MQVHDEMRDEGAVRPHYDRFQNWLDRQTAETMARKRAEADLLFRRVGITFAVNGDLSGTERLIPFDLIPRIIPAHEWDLLERGLRQRVQALNLFLHDVYHDRNIVRAGVIPPEQVYTNAQYRPEMQGIDLPLGVYAHIAGIDIVRDGRDGAFYVLEDNLRVPSGVSYMLENRKMMMRLFPELFVQHKVAPVAHYPDLLLETLRASAPEGVDEPVVVLLTPGMYNSAYFEHTFLAQQMGVELVEGKDLFVDDNYVFMRTTQGPRRVDVIYRRVDDDFLDPLAFRVDSALGVPGLLTAYRAGRVVLANAMGTGVADDKSIYPYVPDMIEFYLGEKPILKNVPTWQCRRPEDLAWTLENLPDLVVKEVHGAGGYGMLVGPASTREEIEAFRARLLARPANYIAQPTLSLSACPTFVEAGIAPRHIDLRPFVLSGKTVQMAAGGLTRVALKEGSLVVNSSQGGGTKDTWVLE; encoded by the coding sequence ATGCAAGTCCATGACGAGATGCGCGACGAGGGCGCGGTGCGCCCGCATTACGACCGTTTCCAGAACTGGCTCGATCGGCAAACCGCCGAAACGATGGCCCGCAAGCGCGCGGAGGCGGATCTGCTGTTTCGCCGCGTGGGTATCACGTTCGCGGTCAACGGCGATCTCTCCGGCACCGAACGGCTCATCCCGTTCGACCTGATTCCCCGCATCATTCCCGCCCACGAGTGGGATCTGCTCGAACGCGGCCTGCGCCAGCGCGTGCAAGCGCTGAATCTTTTCCTGCACGACGTCTATCACGACCGCAACATCGTGCGCGCCGGCGTGATTCCGCCCGAGCAGGTCTACACGAACGCGCAGTACCGGCCCGAGATGCAGGGCATCGATTTGCCGCTGGGCGTGTACGCGCATATCGCCGGTATCGACATCGTGCGCGACGGTCGTGACGGCGCGTTTTACGTGCTCGAAGACAATCTGCGCGTGCCGTCCGGCGTCTCGTACATGCTCGAAAACCGCAAGATGATGATGCGGCTCTTTCCCGAGCTATTCGTGCAGCACAAGGTGGCGCCCGTCGCCCACTATCCCGACCTGCTGCTCGAAACGCTGCGGGCTTCGGCGCCCGAAGGCGTCGACGAACCCGTGGTCGTGCTGCTCACGCCGGGCATGTACAACTCGGCGTATTTCGAGCACACGTTTCTCGCGCAGCAAATGGGCGTCGAACTCGTGGAAGGCAAGGACCTGTTCGTCGACGACAACTACGTGTTCATGCGCACGACCCAGGGCCCGCGCCGCGTGGACGTGATTTATCGCCGCGTGGACGACGACTTTCTCGACCCGCTCGCGTTTCGCGTCGACTCCGCGCTCGGTGTGCCGGGCCTGCTCACGGCGTATCGCGCGGGGCGCGTGGTGCTCGCGAATGCCATGGGCACCGGCGTGGCCGACGATAAATCGATCTATCCGTACGTGCCCGACATGATCGAGTTTTATCTCGGCGAAAAGCCCATTCTGAAGAACGTGCCCACGTGGCAGTGCCGCCGTCCCGAAGACCTTGCGTGGACGCTCGAGAATCTACCCGATCTCGTCGTCAAGGAAGTGCATGGCGCGGGCGGCTACGGCATGCTCGTCGGGCCCGCGTCCACCCGCGAGGAGATCGAGGCGTTTCGCGCGCGGCTGCTGGCACGGCCCGCGAACTACATCGCGCAACCCACGCTCTCGCTGTCGGCGTGCCCGACCTTTGTCGAAGCGGGCATTGCGCCGCGCCATATCGACCTGCGCCCATTTGTGCTCTCGGGCAAGACGGTCCAGATGGCGGCGGGCGGCCTCACGCGCGTCGCGCTGAAGGAAGGCTCGCTCGTCGTCAATTCGTCGCAAGGCGGCGGCACCAAGGACACCTGGGTGCTCGAATGA
- a CDS encoding alpha-E domain-containing protein, whose amino-acid sequence MLSRTADHLFWMARYMERAENTARMLDINLKALLLPGSVDAESRAHRAMLRISELEPAFDERFEETTNSNVINFLVADPTNPSSIYSCLHATRENARAVRGTLTTEWWETINDTWLQFTERLRSGELETHPDTLFEWVKFRSHLSRGVRLGTALQDDALFFTQLGTFLERADNTARILDVRFAEVDQTDSRSAARQLEDFYYWTSILSSVSALEIYRKVYRDVVTPARVVELLILNQQMPRSLLASLDGVCANLAMLRTDSSREVERTAGKLRSELLYADLRQIFSMGVHTFLTQFLARVYELGNQVARTYLMLPVG is encoded by the coding sequence ATGCTGAGTCGCACCGCCGATCATTTGTTCTGGATGGCCCGCTACATGGAGCGCGCGGAGAATACCGCGCGTATGCTCGACATCAACCTGAAAGCGCTGCTGCTGCCGGGAAGTGTCGATGCCGAATCGCGCGCGCATCGCGCGATGTTGCGCATTTCGGAACTCGAACCGGCTTTCGACGAGCGCTTCGAGGAAACGACCAACAGCAACGTCATCAACTTTCTCGTGGCGGATCCGACCAACCCCTCGAGCATCTATTCGTGTCTGCACGCCACGCGCGAAAACGCGCGCGCGGTGCGCGGCACGCTCACGACGGAGTGGTGGGAAACCATCAACGACACGTGGCTGCAATTCACGGAACGCCTGCGCAGCGGCGAACTGGAAACGCACCCGGACACCTTGTTCGAGTGGGTCAAGTTCCGCTCGCATCTCTCGCGCGGCGTGCGGCTTGGCACGGCCTTGCAGGACGACGCGCTGTTCTTCACGCAACTGGGTACGTTCCTCGAACGCGCCGACAACACCGCGCGCATTCTCGACGTGCGTTTCGCGGAAGTCGATCAGACCGACTCGCGTTCCGCCGCGCGCCAGCTCGAAGATTTTTATTACTGGACCTCGATTCTGAGTTCGGTATCGGCGCTCGAAATCTATCGCAAGGTTTACCGCGACGTGGTCACGCCCGCGCGCGTGGTGGAACTGCTGATCCTCAACCAGCAGATGCCGCGTTCGCTGCTGGCCTCGCTCGACGGCGTGTGCGCGAACCTCGCGATGCTGCGTACCGACTCGTCGCGCGAAGTCGAACGCACGGCGGGGAAGCTGCGCTCGGAGTTGCTCTACGCGGACCTGCGGCAGATTTTCTCGATGGGTGTGCACACGTTCCTCACGCAATTCCTCGCGCGCGTGTACGAGCTGGGCAATCAGGTGGCGCGCACGTATCTGATGCTGCCGGTGGGCTGA